The stretch of DNA GGGCTATGACAATCAACAACTCCGCGAACACGACATTCACCCTTGATTAAACATCGAATCTTCACGCCGTACGATCACGCACACAACGCTCGTATTGATGAATATCGGTACGCTCAGCAGTCAATTACCGAAATCGTCAACTCAGCCGTTAAGCGCTCGCTCGGCTACGCCGTACGGGCGCGTAGCTGATATCGAGAGTCCATGAAATTGCTCTAATGTGTGTCGTCTACAACATCAGGCGTGCCGTCAAACAATGAAATTCACCGCCTTACAGCGATTCAACAAAATCGAATAAGCCAGTCAAGGGACTGATGACGGTGTTTCTTATTCGTCTAGTTTAGATAGACTGTTAGGCATGGGAGAGTTCGCATCAGCAGTACAACACCATCTTCACGAGCAGCTTGCCGCATCGTATCCAGAATTTAATTGGAAGACAGAACACAACATTGCTGGAACCCCGGTCGACGTTGCTGGACTTGATGATGAGACACTAATTCTCATCGAGCTAGAGTGGCGTCGCGCTGATCCAGCGGATAATTCTGCGAAGCTGTTCCGTCATTTGAGCACGGGAACGATAGAAGCTTCAGAGGTCGTTGTTTTCCACGTCTTTACAGGATACTACGACCTTACTCGAGGTGGCGTTTCATCGAAGCGGAAAAACGCCGAATTCGTTGGTCACGTCGCGAGCGGCGCAATTGACTATCTTTCCTACTATCCAGTCGATTTTGATTTTGAGCCGCCAAAACGTGGTGAAGAATGGCCAGATAGTTGGCAGATAGCTGGAGATGCAGTAGTGAATGAAATACAAAATCAGTTCGAGACACATCGTTGACCCCTGCGTAGGATGACAGTTTGGGCCGTAGTAGGTAGCGTTTTAACACCGCCTTGCCAAAATGCTAGGTATAAACAACGAACGAGTGTCATGATGGAGATCTTGGCTTCGATTGTTTCTTCTCTCAACGGCGGTCAGCGTAGCCAGGGCTGGCAATCAACGGCAGCTTCGGCACAACTCATTGCAGATGGGGGAAAGGAAGTGGATAAGTTTGAAGACAGTACTGAAGAAGTCGGTGGCTTTGTTTTCGGACAGGTAGAGGAGCGAACTGATTCGAATTCGTCAACCCACAGTGAAAGAGAGAGAAGAGATGATACGGTCCTCTCTTCGGAAGCACAGGCGCGATTAGCAGACCTAATCAATCTCCAACCAACGAAGAACAACGAACTGCAGGAGCGTTGGAACCTAGATTCTGGAAGTGAGGTTCATCAGTACCTCGAGTCAGAATTGAAATCGTATTACTACCGTGATGAAAATAGCCTCATCCGGGCCACTGATGGGGCAGAGCAGCTTCTGAATGATGAACCAGACAGTTCGACTAAGAAAGGGGCGTCTGAAGACGAACTCGAACACTCCAGTACAGCTTCCTCGCCTGATGAATCTATTGACCTGCAAGAACGCGACCTCATCATCGAATTAGTTTCTCTCACCCAAGAAATGGGGCGGCTTCCCACGGCAAGCGAGGTTAATGATCAGTGTCGGAACACCCATCAGGAATACCGCGAGGTGTTCGGGTCGCTGGTTACCGCGTACAAGCAGGCTGGTATTGTTCCCGAAGACGTTTCAGAGGCAGAACTCACGACTTACACCACAGAGGAATTTTCAGGCAAGAACGGAAGTGAGGCAAAGTCAACATCGGATACTTCCCGCCTTAGTTCTGCGTCTTCTGATAAGGAGGGTGGCAATACAGGAGAAGTGACAACCCACTCCGGTGCGTCCAGCAAGCTTGAGAAGCCCGCAACACAGGAGCAGACGGAAGACCATGCTGGACAAGTAGAGGTGACCGAGGACGCGCTTGTCAAAGATATACAGCGTTTTGCGGAGATAATCGATGAGCCTCCGACTGAAGAACTGGTCATTTCCTACGGCGAGTACGGATCGACAGCCTATGAAACGGTTTTCGAGTCGTGGGATCACGCACTCGAGGAAGCTGGATTCGATTCTGCAGACGTCCCGGATTGGACTAATCGAAAGTACACTAACACGAAAATCCTCGATGCGATTTCGGACTTAGCGGAGGAGCTCGGCCATCCACCGACGACAACTGAAATGAATAAGTACGGTGATGTCACTGGTGGAATTGGATCTCTTCGATTCGGATCTTGGGCCAATGCTATCAGTCTCGCTGGACTCGATTCTGACGAGCGATCTTCAATCCAAAAAGCTACGGCTGCCAGCGATGGTCAATTTGGTAGTTCTACAGCTGATAGCGAGGGTTCTGCGGAAGAGATTACTGTTACCTCAGATCCCACGGACGCTAGTGCTGAGGAGTCAAGTCTCGAGGAACTAACAAGCGTCAGCGGCGTGCTCAAATCAGATGCAATCGCTCTCGCTGAAGCGGGGTATGCGTCGAGAGAAGCACTAAAAGAGGCCTCTGTTGACGATCTCCAGAAGGTAGAGAAGATCGACCTTCAGATCGCATTGCGAATCAAAGCCGACGTTGAGGAATAGTTAATATTGTCTATACAGTTATCAAGAAGATCACCTCCCATAGCGGCATTTTGGGGGATATGTATCCGCTGCCGGTTGGCGAGGTAGGAACTACAGCGACCAGATATTGACGGCAGCGTCCGTCATCTCTTCTGACAGCTGGTCGGTCTCGGCGAGTCCCCACTTCGAGTAGTTGTCAGCGACATCGTTCGCCATCGCATATGTTGAGTACAAGACGGCTGGATCCCCGGCTACGTGACGCTCATGGAGTGGGGCGAGCAGGACGGCGACCCGCTCGAACACAGCCAGCGCGACAAGCTCTTCATCGGCGACGAGTTCTCGAGCAGGTGCGCCATACTGGCGATGATCCGTCTCGAGCGTGGACCGGACCGGACGGTCGCTGTCCAATCGAACGTACCGTTCGCGTCCTGTACGTTGCTGAACGAGTGGGGGTGATCGAAGTACCGGCGATGGATGCCGACAGACTCCACGGCTCGGCAAAGCAGTTCGTGGTACCGGCGGAAATCGATGTTCGATCCGTTGAAAGGTACTTCGAAACCCTCTGTGTAGTTAGGAGAGAGAGAGCTTGACGTAGCTTTCTAGATCAGAGTCGCGAAGTTCTTCAATTTGATCGTCAGTCAACGAGTCGAGGTATAACGGATCGTCTGATAAGAGGTCGTCAACGATCGGTTCAATCGGAGTTCCCTCATACGGCCCGAAGATATCGTCTCGAGCCTCTTCGAAAAACCGTCGCATATCTCGTCCGAATTCTGCAGCATTCGATTTGTGAGCCTCAAGGCTGTCATCCTCACCTCGGTACACATGGCCTTTCCAGTCCCAGTTGTCTAAGAGTTCGTCGATGGCAGTGATCTTTTCCTCACTAACTCGTTCGACGCGACTGTTGAGCCGCTGCATACCGTTGACCATACTGTTCATGTTGATCCGTTCTTCGTGGATCTTGTTGCTAACCTGCCGTTCCTGATCCTCGACCAACTCTTCTACGTTATCAATTATCGAGTTCAGCTCTTCGTACTCGTTATTCTCAAGGTGGCGACGAGCGTTTTGGACTGCTTCCTTTGCCTCCTGATCGATCTCAATCGTGGCTTGGAGAAACTCCCCAGCAAGAACCTGCTGGAGAACGGTTTCCTCCATTGTTTCCGCAATTTCATCGAGACGGCTCTCGAGTTTCTTGTGGCGATACTGCTGATAGATATCCTCGATTTGTTCTTCGAACGACTTTGATTCAGTTGACATAGTGGTCACTCACCTCCACAAACCGGCCACCAAGACGCTCTTTCCCTGCATCACCCTCGTTAATCTCGAGTGGGACGTTCTGATACTGGTTGACGACAGGCATCACCGTTAACTTCTGACTGATCAGCGCCGCGCGGATCCGTTCCGCTCGGTCACCATCCCGAAGTTCCCTCGCACGGATCGCTGCATCTACGGATTCATCGATATCCTCCTGGGAGTGCCGACAGAATTTTCCAAGTTCTTCGATGAAGTCAGGATTCACGTCATCGTACGTTTCGAGGCTCTCGTAGAGGTCCGTAATCCTGTCGAGGTCGACGCCGGCGAACTCTGTGGAGACCGTTTCGACGGCCTCGTCGTCGAACTCACGTTCGCTGATCTCGTCGAGTTCACGTCGGACGTCGTACATCGCGTGGGCGAAGTCCTTCAGCGACTTTCTCGTGTCGAACCGCACTCGGCTCTCGATGTTGTTGATGTACCCGCGTCCAAGCATCGTCAGGACATCGTATGGCTCGGAGCGCTCCATCCGTTGGCGGACAGCAGGGACGTCGAGACTCCCGGACGAGATTGCAAGTAACTCGCCCATCATCCGCTCGATGTCGTCCGCGTACTCCATCGCAGATTCAATATGTTCGTACTCTTCTGGCGGTAGTGCCGCCTTCAGTTGTTCCCGAAGTTGTGAGTCCACGGAGAACTCTTCGTCACTCTCAAATCGATCATTGAGGTTTTCTGGAGTGGGATCCGTCCACGGCGAATCTAATAGGCACAGGTGGGTGTAAGACGCGAGAACGAAATCGGTGAAGTCGTACTTGGCGTGTTGCTTATAGAATACGCTGTCGTCCTCGAGGTACGTGTCGATGATTTTCTGCCGCCACTGGTGGGCGTAATCGGTCAGCTGCGTACCCAACTTTTCTAGCGTCTCCTCAAGGTCAGCGGTATTTTTCTTCTCGACTCGCCTGACACCGAACTCGACGAGCGTTCGAAGATCCGATCTCCGGAACTCGTGTCGATCGATGACGATCTGGTCTGGATCCGGGGATTCAGTACCATCTGGATAAACGAACGGGTACTTCTGGCTACTGAGGTTGTATTCTAACGGTTGTCCCTCGTAGAAACGATATTCGTCCGTCAGCTCTTCGAGCAAGACACGGAGAGCGGTTTTGATGTATCGATCAGTCTCCGGGTGATCGGTCGGACTGTCGAGCCAAGAGTCGATCGTCGCCTTTTGATCATCGATCGTCTGCTCGAGAACGGACTTCTCTTCGACCTGGGTTTCTTTCGTTTTCGTCGTTCCTGTTTTCGTCGTAGTCGTGACTTCACCACTGGCACCGGATTCTGCGACGAGTACCTGTTGAGATTGCTGATCGACCGTTATCTGCTCCGGAAGCTCATCCGGGTCTTCAGGAATGAGACCGAACGCATCGGCGAACCGCTTGTCGATGACGATCGCTGGATTCTCGCCGCTCCGGTCGATGGTGCCGTACCACTTCGCGAAGTCGGCGAACTCCTCTGCATCTTCGTAGACTTCGTCCGCGGCGGAGACTTTGTTCGTCAGACTTCGGAGAGCGCTCGCACTCGAGGGAACATCGACGAATCCCTCGTGGTACTCCTCGAGCACCTCGAAGACGGTCATAATGAACTCTCGGGGTGATTGCTGGCTCTCATCCAGACCAGTATATAGTCGGTAGAGGAAGGTCTGGTTGAAGGGGAACAAGTCGCGGAACGACTCGTCACAAAAGTCACACCGAGCACAGATCGACCCGGACGGCGCTTCTTTGAGTGTCAGATCACCGGAGTCGTTCTCTTCGTATCTGACGCTGTCGTCGAACGACTTGATATAGCCGAGATACGGCCGAACGAAGTCGACGGCGGTGTCTTCGTCCAGGAATAGCACGCTGTTTGAATTACGCTCGTTCGTTTGGAAGAACTCGAAGCGATCTTCGGCAGTCTGCGTGTGCAAGACGCCAGTCGAATCGCGAGTACCGGCAGCGATGAAGTCCCAGTTATCACTCCC from Natrinema salaciae encodes:
- a CDS encoding homing endonuclease associated repeat-containing protein codes for the protein MIELVSLTQEMGRLPTASEVNDQCRNTHQEYREVFGSLVTAYKQAGIVPEDVSEAELTTYTTEEFSGKNGSEAKSTSDTSRLSSASSDKEGGNTGEVTTHSGASSKLEKPATQEQTEDHAGQVEVTEDALVKDIQRFAEIIDEPPTEELVISYGEYGSTAYETVFESWDHALEEAGFDSADVPDWTNRKYTNTKILDAISDLAEELGHPPTTTEMNKYGDVTGGIGSLRFGSWANAISLAGLDSDERSSIQKATAASDGQFGSSTADSEGSAEEITVTSDPTDASAEESSLEELTSVSGVLKSDAIALAEAGYASREALKEASVDDLQKVEKIDLQIALRIKADVEE